atgttatgaacatcattactaccttaagttccttggataaacctactggaaaagagaaaaatggatctagcttcaatggatccttggatggctcgaagttcttgaagcagaatcatgacacgaaaacaagttcaagtaagatcatcacttgaaataagattgttatagttatagaaattgaaccaaagtttgaatatgattattaccttgtattagaatgataacctactgtaagaaacaaagatttctcgaggttggatgatcaccttacaagattggaagtgagctagcaaacttgaaagtattcttgattttatgaaactagaacttttggaatttatgaagaacacttagaacttgaagatagaacttgagagagatcaattagatgaagaaaattgaagaatgaaagtgtttgtaggtgtttttggtcgttggtgtatggattagatataaaggatatgttattttgttttcatgtaaataagtcatgaatgattactcatatttttgtaattttatgagatatttcatgctagttgccaaatgatggttcccacatgtgttaggtgactcacatgggctactaagagctgatcattggagtgtatataccaatagtacatacatctaaaagctgtgtattgtacgagtacgaatacgggtgcatacgagtagaattattgatgaaactgaacgaggatgtaattgtaagcatttttgttaagtagaagtattttgataagtgtcttgaagtctttcaaaagtgtatgaatacatattaaaacattacatgtatatacattttaactgagtcgttaagtcatcgttagtcgttacatgtaaatgttgttttgaaacctttaggttaacgatcttgttaaatgttgttaacccaatgtttataatatcaaaagagattttaaattattatattatcatgatattatgatgtacgaatatctcttaatatgatatatatacattaaatgtcgttacaacgataatcgttacatatatgtctcgtttcaaaatcattaagttagtagtcttgtttttacatatgtagttcattgttaatataattaatgatatgtttacttatcataatatcatgttaactatatatataaccatatatatgtcatcatatagtttttacaagttttaacgttcgtgaatcaccggtcaacttgagtggtcaattgtctatatgaaacctatttcaattaatcaagtcttaacaagtttgattgcttaacatgttggaaacatttaatcatgtaaatatcaatctcaattaatatatataaacatggaaaagttcgggtcactacatcggaaACCCGAACCAAACCATGTATCAACAACATATTAATCCTCCGTCAGAAGGTTCACAGCCCGAAGTTGATGCGGTTGAAGAAACCCAATTTGAAACCGAATAAGTTGAAGAAACACAAACACCCGAGTCGCGTGGAAAAGGAAAACGGGAAAAGGTTATGTGGTCCGATGAAGAAAGTCGAATTTTAGCCTAGTTTTGGGCCGAGCTTCTCAAAACCAACATTATCGGGAACTCGCAAACTACTGGGGCATTTGGTCCACCGTCCGAGAGAACTACAATAGTTTGGTTACTGAGCCTCGCCGACAAGATCAATTAACGGGAAAGTGGAGTAAGATGTGTAAAGACATCAAGATCTTCATTGGAATTTATGAAAAGCTAAAACAACATCGAAAAAGTCGAGAGAATGACGCGGATCTTATGAAACACGCGAAAAAAGGTTTCAAACTTCAAACAAATAGGACATTCAGAAGCTTGGAGTAGTATAAAAGAATGTCCTAAATTTTTAACTTACGAAGGCTTCAACAACAAACGCGCCCAACCCGACTCAATTAATCTTGAAGATTCCGACCCAACACCGACACCGACCACGAATGTACCAAACTTGGAGCCTTTCTTCCGAGGAGATCCTATCCGTCGTCCTCGACGTCATGATAGTTCAAAAAATGCTAAGAGTTCCGGTTCTTCGGATGCGACTTCTAGGCTTTCTTCGGACGAGGCTCAAGCTCGCGTTATTGATTCGTCCATAGCTACAAGGCAAACTATGGAGGAGTTGCGAAAAGAAGCACAAACGCGTACGAAGTTTGATGGTTTAAGGCTTTTGTCTCAAGAAGTTTTTCCCTACATTCATGCGGACCAATATGAGTTGGTCATGAAATATCGGAGCCAACTCACCAAAAAGTACTTACGGAGTACAATTCCGACGATGAAGAATAAATTATGCATTGTTTTTTAATTACGTCTTTTTAATATTTAGCTTTTAATTATGTattgttttttatttttaattgtacatttttaatgtaATGTGTGTTTTTTATTTAATGAAAATTTCTATTTTATTAAATTTGctaaaaaaaaagtttaaaaataataatagtaataatagtaataataataataatagtaataattataataaataagaataataaaataattaatattgggAGTGGGGTCAATGTGATGAGTGTGATGGATGTTAGTGAATGTGGTTGAAAGAAGATGCTGAGGTGGCGCTGATGTAGCAGCAGTGTGAAGAGTGATCTTATTTGTTCAttacatatataaacttataaaCACGTGTTTTCTGTTTTCCCCTTTTTTAATTTCACCAACAATTTTTAAATGTATACCAATTCAATTCAATTGTTAAATCTATATTTAAGACTACATATTTAGATCTATATATATTCACTATTTTCCTTATctattttttttgaacggcaatttTGGCATCGAATCTTCTCATTTGTTATCCACGCACCCGTTAGAAAGAAATCCTCGCATCCATCACGCAAAACATACTcggaatgctttaggttaactgcttGGTCCGCACAGAATGAAGGATACCAGAGGCACAACCTTTGAAAAAACTCCCCCCATAGGATTTGAACGTGCACATATTTTATCAAGGATACGGGCCCACAACCAACTGAGGTtttttaccactcaaccaatagTTCAGTGGTACTATTTTCCTTATCTATTGATGTATTTATTTATGTGTTGCTATGTATAAGTTATTCAAACGCACAGCTAATGGACCGTGTCTAGATTCATGGGCTTAGCTGAGCATAGCCCAATACTTAATGAGGGATTAGTCTCTCACAATCTACCAAATTAATCATAATTTTTTTAAGAAAATTAATCTATTTACCTTTTTGTGATATAATGAGTATAAGGTTTTGCCCTCTAAAAAAAACTTGTGAAAAAATGTACACAATACGCACACTTTTGCGTATGATTTAGAAATGCAAGTCACGACCCATGATTTCTCAGTCATGATCAGGTACTATAAGCCGCGACTAACTATTTCGAGATCATAACCGTGGAGCACAACACGCAAGCCCGACCGTTGCGTATTGCGTGTTGCGGTCTTCGGTCGTGACCTGGTCCGGGAAATGCAAAATGCGACCAACTTTTTTTCATAATCTGGTCACGATCGAAAAATGTAAGTCGCGATCAACAATTTTTCATGATCCGGTCACTATTGAAAAATGCAAGCTGCAACTAATGATTTCAAAGTGACCTAGTAATCATTGGATAGCTTCCTTACTGCTCTCAAATTAACCAATGTATAGCAACATAAACGTAGGCCGTTAATGAATCGAGCTGAGCTGGATCTTTTTGAGTTCGATTCGTTTGTTTATTACTCTTTTCAAAGGAATAATAATTTTTTCAATGTTCAAACGCGATCTTCATTCAAAGTTCTTACCAACCATAATCCAAATACTTAGGGTATGTTTTAATCAAGCTCGAATTCAAAATCGAGTAAGCCAGTTTAAGATTAAAATGATCCTTTAATAGCCAAAATGAagttataattatataaaaaataacTAAAACTCTAAAGTTAATTAGTGTCCTGAATATTGAAGGAAAAATGGTgattttgtatgcatgttaattgaTGTGCAGGCATGGTCTGCTTTTAATATTTGGCTTGCAAAATagcatgattttttttttattattttttaactgTTACTTTCAGTTAAAACTCCTTTTTTTCGAAAACGAAATCTCTTTAACAATTCTTTATCGCGGATAGAGAAAAAGAAAAACAAGATACAAAAAGAAACACGGACGAGGCTGAAAAGTAAACTAACCCCAACAACGAATTCCGACCTAAAGCTAATTAAACCCGAACCTCGCCATCACCTAACGAACAACATGACCTACAAACACAAGAAATGACGATACACACGGATAACCAACCAACTTACTAACGTCAACGACCTCTGCCAACTAACAAAATCAAACCCCACTAACCGACAACGTCATCCTCACCTCTATTTTTGGGACACGATAAAAGGACCTCATCGCCGAGTTAAAGAACAAAATTAATGAGATAGATACTAATcagaagaaattgacaatgaaatcAGAAGAAGTGAGTAACAATTTTATACTTGAATGATGCATGTGGCGAAATTTACAACTTGATTACAACTTTTTTAATTCTTGGTTTTATACTAAAAAAAATCGCCTCGATTAGTTACATAATCTGAAGTGGTACAACCTCAAACGCAGTCAGAGGAGATGTAGGTTTCGGAGGCTTTTTTGTAAACATGATGGATGACTCTGCATTTCTTGTGCTGCCTTCTTGGTTCTGATCATGCTGCGGCTTTGTGAGCTTTATAACCTTATCTGGGTTCAAAGCCATCACCGTTACCGACTCATACACCTAATGGGTCAAAGTTGTAAAGTTAGAACTTTTTCACAAGGGAAACGGGTCGAAAGAAACCTAAAGTGTTTTTGATATCTCATAAATTAGTTTTAGAGAAAATAGACTATGATAAGCCATATATGCATTTTCTATGGCCCAACCCAACCGACCCGTTTAGACCAAATGCACCCACCTTGCTCATAATGCCACTTCTAGATTTAATGTTTTTACCCCGTATGAGATGTATACTCATATACCTGGCATATGTCGTCAGATTTTTCGAACCAACTTTTACTTTGGCAAGTAAGGATAAAATAGTCTTTGCATTCCTTGAACAGACTGTACACATATTCGTTACTTGATATTCTGGCCTCCGCAATCGCACATCCAGAACTTAGCTGAAATGATTCATATCAGCAACTTTATATATAAACGGATAACTCGAAATTTGGCATCAAATCACTTCATTTATTCATGTCAACAGATAATAGATATGCTTACAAGAGAAATAAAGAGCTGCTCAAAGAAACCAGAAGGTGAGATATTTTCGAAACCTTGCAAAATCCCCTCCCTATAAACAAATCGTACCTgtttttcattttaaatctgtgtaatataaaataaaaaactgAGAATATAATGAAGAGTCACGCGTACACAGATAAATCCTCATAGTATAACGGGGACTGTCTAACAGCAGGTATTGGTTTTGCAGTTTCCCATAGCTCTCGCCACAAATTACCTAATTTCCAAAAGATTACAAATAAGAAAAAGCATAATTTGCGTCGAACATAAATTCAGTGAGTTAAGGGTGAACCTTCTTTCTGCATACGGATACTTAGATGTCCTTTAGAAGGGGAGATATCGCCACGACCTGATTCTTTATTCTCATCGTCTGTTAATGTTTCCGTCCAATCAGGTGGTGAGTGCCATCTTATAAAATCTTCTAATATGCACCCCGGATTTGCAGCCTAAATACATAAGAAAAGACACCACGGAAGGTTAGCTAGCTGGTTCTATAACCTAAATGGAGGGGGTTTTCCTGTTCAAGTTAATTACCCACGGTGGCCCGTGGGCGAGTATTACTCAGATGTACGCGGCCTAACCAGGTTATCCTGTGACCGTTTTCGAACTTTTACTTGGTCACCCAAAGACGTGTTTCTGGCGAGGTTTGAACATGAAACCTCTTACGAAAATATTGGACGCCAACCACTAGGCCATTTTTCTTAAGTACTAACCTTGAAAGCCTGCATATCCGAAAGAAGCTGAGAGCAACCCGCACCAACGCTGACCATATAAAACAAGTCGATTTTATTTGGTCAGAAAATCATCTTTAATTCTCATTAAAATAATCATAAAATCTGATTATTCGAACACTGACCTTCCAGTACGTAACACAAATTCTTCTGTTTCCTTGATGATGTCTTCTGTCAGCAAAGGTCCTTCCTTTAAACAAATAAATGGAAAAAAAGGTGATATTTtgacaaaaagaaaaataaaaaaatcgcATGGTACAAGTATGATCAAACCTGCATAATTGGGGTGTATACAGGTTCACCTGTTTCCAGAAGTGTTGTGTTTTCAAGTCGTTTATCAACGCCTAACCGAAGGACAAGTTCCCCTGAGCTAACTTTAGCATACATCGGAGAGGCGGAACGACTACGTTCATCAGCATTGGAATTAGCTTGTTTCAAAACAGATTCTAAAGATTCGGTGGCAATAGCTCGACGTCGTTTCCTAGAAATACAACAATTGATAACCTGCAACTGCTGAtgcaacaaacatgaatttaaatttGGAATTTCATCTTTAGGTACGCCAGGAATGTGTTGTCCTTCACACCATAGCCTTCTTAACTGCACATCAAAAGTACTATTAATTAACTTCAAAATGATAGTATTAGTATATTATATATTAGGTGAGAAAAAGGATATAAAAAACATACTTCTATAACAACTCTGGACCAAAACAACGCCATTTTCTTGAGCGTTTTTAAGCTTCCAATGGCT
The window above is part of the Rutidosis leptorrhynchoides isolate AG116_Rl617_1_P2 chromosome 1, CSIRO_AGI_Rlap_v1, whole genome shotgun sequence genome. Proteins encoded here:
- the LOC139885940 gene encoding uncharacterized protein → MSFTIFDGNIYLSNRTPIFKEKDVDSPTSNDINNDIIPSASVLKQLAIGVETTKVIKSMKDLMISSRDSSPVKERSGLSLSAVKSFVVGEKEDKFASEFGRDEKVMFFIRSLQDAEGQVSIRKSGSRLETTKSITNFSKELHGAPPESFVPELAEAIGSLKTLKKMALFWSRVVIELRRLWCEGQHIPGVPKDEIPNLNSCLLHQQLQVINCCISRKRRRAIATESLESVLKQANSNADERSRSASPMYAKVSSGELVLRLGVDKRLENTTLLETGEPVYTPIMQEGPLLTEDIIKETEEFVLRTGSVGAGCSQLLSDMQAFKAANPGCILEDFIRWHSPPDWTETLTDDENKESGRGDISPSKGHLSIRMQKEGNLWRELWETAKPIPAVRQSPLYYEDLSVEGILQGFENISPSGFFEQLFISLLSSGCAIAEARISSNEYVYSLFKECKDYFILTCQSKSWFEKSDDICQVYESVTVMALNPDKVIKLTKPQHDQNQEGSTRNAESSIMFTKKPPKPTSPLTAFEVVPLQIM